A stretch of the Chloroflexota bacterium genome encodes the following:
- the tal gene encoding transaldolase codes for MNPLVKLQEYGQSIWYDNIERRLLFNGELARMIAEEGVLGLTSNPTIFERAISGSDDYDQEILRLAQQGHNDEHIYEVLTIQDIQQAADLLRPVYERTDGLDGYASLEVSPHLAHDAEGTIAEARRLFAAVDRPNLMIKVPGTSEGIPVIEELIGSGINVNVTLLFAESAYEQAARAYIRGLERYASGGGDVSKVASVASFFVSRIDGNSDKRIQFAADSSADPAEQEMLRSLQGKTAIANSKLAYQRFEEIFGEPRFEPLRARGARVQRMLWASTSTKNPAYPDTMYVDQLIGPDTVNTVPQKTLEAFRDHGNPEPATVMKDVDQAALNLESLDAAGIDLDDITAELLAQGVASFSASYDNLLKVIAEKKSTLITT; via the coding sequence ATGAATCCACTCGTAAAACTTCAGGAATATGGACAGAGCATCTGGTACGATAATATTGAACGCCGGTTGCTTTTCAACGGCGAATTGGCCCGGATGATTGCAGAAGAGGGTGTGCTTGGGCTGACATCCAACCCCACCATATTTGAACGGGCCATCAGCGGCAGCGATGATTACGACCAGGAGATACTGAGGCTCGCCCAACAGGGCCACAACGATGAGCATATCTATGAGGTGCTGACCATCCAGGATATCCAGCAAGCGGCCGACCTTCTGCGGCCCGTTTACGAGCGCACTGATGGGCTGGATGGCTATGCCAGCCTGGAGGTATCACCCCATCTGGCCCACGATGCGGAAGGCACCATTGCCGAAGCGAGGCGTCTCTTTGCCGCGGTAGATCGCCCTAATCTGATGATCAAGGTGCCTGGAACCTCCGAGGGTATTCCCGTAATCGAGGAACTCATCGGTAGCGGCATCAATGTTAACGTGACTTTGTTATTTGCCGAGTCGGCGTATGAGCAGGCTGCCAGAGCTTATATCCGGGGGTTGGAACGATATGCTTCCGGCGGCGGTGATGTAAGCAAGGTAGCATCGGTCGCAAGTTTCTTCGTCAGCCGTATCGACGGCAATAGCGACAAAAGAATCCAGTTTGCCGCCGACAGCAGCGCTGATCCAGCCGAACAGGAGATGCTTCGCAGCCTTCAAGGAAAGACAGCGATTGCCAACAGCAAGCTGGCCTATCAGCGCTTCGAAGAGATTTTCGGCGAGCCGCGGTTCGAACCGTTGCGTGCCAGAGGTGCCCGGGTGCAACGAATGCTGTGGGCCAGTACCAGCACAAAGAACCCCGCCTATCCCGACACCATGTATGTGGATCAGCTGATCGGCCCCGATACGGTCAACACTGTGCCTCAGAAGACCCTTGAGGCCTTTCGGGACCATGGCAATCCTGAGCCGGCAACTGTCATGAAGGATGTCGATCAAGCCGCGCTTAACCTGGAATCCCTGGATGCTGCCGGAATCGACCTGGATGACATCACGGCCGAGTTACTTGCCCAGGGTGTGGCTTCGTTTTCTGCGTCTTACGACAATCTTCTCAAGGTAATAGCAGAGAAAAAATCTACCCTGATTACAACGTAG
- a CDS encoding RpiB/LacA/LacB family sugar-phosphate isomerase → MKIAIAADHGGYSLKEVLVPWLHDCGYEVLDLGAPAYDGTDDYPDFAFLVGEAIQAGKADRGIVICGSGVGACIAANKLTGIRACLCHDTYSARQGVEHDDMNLLCLGGRIVGDELARELIRAFLGADFQPEDRFLRRRHKIIAREEKE, encoded by the coding sequence ATGAAGATAGCAATTGCAGCAGATCACGGCGGCTATTCCCTGAAAGAAGTGCTGGTGCCCTGGCTTCACGACTGCGGCTATGAGGTATTGGATCTGGGAGCTCCCGCCTATGATGGCACCGATGACTATCCTGATTTTGCCTTTCTTGTGGGTGAAGCAATACAGGCAGGTAAGGCAGATCGTGGTATCGTCATCTGTGGCAGTGGGGTTGGCGCATGCATTGCTGCCAACAAGCTGACGGGCATTCGGGCCTGTCTTTGCCATGACACCTACTCCGCTCGCCAGGGCGTCGAACACGACGACATGAACTTGCTTTGCCTCGGCGGACGCATTGTTGGCGATGAACTGGCACGGGAATTGATCCGTGCTTTCCTGGGTGCTGATTTTCAACCGGAGGATCGTTTCCTCCGGCGCCGGCACAAGATCATTGCTAGGGAAGAGAAAGAATAA